In Corvus moneduloides isolate bCorMon1 chromosome 3, bCorMon1.pri, whole genome shotgun sequence, one DNA window encodes the following:
- the LOC116441441 gene encoding DNA-directed RNA polymerase II subunit 1-like, with the protein MDERRRKPGWNSRIAIQSLREVGISGNVEKGIQEHSQNPSGLFFLGIRKGIPGNSCRPHPIPRYFSGCLPGLQRVHSRFSRWDGWDGVQCLRSDFSREFPAFRGSGVGWECAGSFLSFSVLSMRSFPHSRSPFPHSRSPFPLFLHPLPLFLQPFPLFLHFPTHSLHPFPHSPGSSPTFPSPPWILSHFSWILPCIFQPLPCSFSHFSHLLSLFPASSPTFPKSLPTFPASFPPFPNPFPASSPTFPKSFPIFPKSFPTFPAFPNPFPAAFPTFPTSFPSSLDPLSHSLNPCPLSLDPFPLFLHPFPTFPEFSNPFPLSFPSSLNPFPHSLNPSPHSLHPFLHFPTPSLQLFPLFLPPIPTFPAFSIPFPGSFPTFPGSSPTFPASSCSSLNRFPVFPESSPTFPKSFPTFPPSFSHLSCIFQPLP; encoded by the exons ATGGACGAACGGCGCCGGAAACCGGGATGGAATTCCCGAATCGCCATCCAAAGCTTGCGGGAGGTTGGGATAAGCGGGAATGTGGAGAAAGGGATCCAGGAGcattcccaaaatccctccGGGCTCTTTTTTCTGGGAATTAGAAAGGGAATTCCTGGAAATTCCTGCCgcccccatcccattccaaggTATTTTTCCGGGTGCCTTCCCGGCCTGCAGCGAGTTCATTCCCGGTTTTCCCgttgggatggatgggatggtGTTCAGTGCCTCCGGAGCGATTTTTCCCGGGAATTCCCGGCTTTCCGTGGATCAGGAGTGGGATGGGAATGTGCCGgatccttcctttctttctccgTCCTTTCCATGCGCTCTTTCCCACATTCCCGGTCTCCTTTCCCACATTCCCGGTCtcctttcccacttttcctccatcctctcccacttttccttcaacctttcccacttttcctgcattttccaaCCCATTCCCTGCATCCTTTCCCACATTCCCCTGGATCCTCTCCCACCTTTCCTTCACCTCCCTGGAtcctttcccacttttcctggatccttccctgcaTTTTCCaaccccttccctgcagcttttcccacttttcccacctcctttccctcttccctgc ATCCTCTCCCACATTCCCTAAATCCCTCCCCACATTCCCTGCATCCTTTCCTCCATTTCCCAACCCCTTCCCTGCATCCTCTCCTACATTCCCTAAatcctttcccattttccctaaatcctttcccacttttcctgcatttcccaaccccttccctgcagcttttcccacttttcccacctcctttccctcttccctggatCCTCTCTCACATTCCCTAAATCCTTGCCCACTTTCGCTGGATCCTTTCCCGCTTTTCCTCCATCCTTTCCCCACCTTTCCTGAATTTTCCAACCCCTTCCCTTtatcctttccctcttccctaaATCCCTTCCCACATTCCCTAAATCCCTCCCCACATTCCCTGCATCCTTTCCTCCATTTCCCaaccccttccctgcagcttttcccacttttcctccctcccattcccacctttcctgcattttccatccccttccctggatccttccccaCTTTCCCTGGATCCTCTCCCACTTTTCCTGCgtcttcctgctcctccctgaaTCGATTTCCCGTTTTCCCTGAATCGTCTCCCACCTTTCCTAAATCCTTTCCtacttttcctccctccttttcccacctttcctgcattttccaaCCCCTTCCCTAA
- the POMC gene encoding pro-opiomelanocortin translates to MGLGILPVVLGLLLWNSTGASGPCWENSKCQDLSSEAGILACAGSCRARLSLEAPVFPGNGHLQPLSESLRRYVMSHFRWNQFGRRNSSNPGMQKREEGTGAEAGIAFSRRSEEARAEREEGKRSYSMEHFRWGKPVGRKRRPVKVYPSGAEEESAENSPLEFRREAPWEEEEEEEEEEEEEERFPWDQARKEKRYGGFMSSERIRTPLVTLFKNAIGKSLSKEGQ, encoded by the exons ATGGGGTTGGGAATCCTTCCcgtggtgctggggctgctcctctggAATTCCACCGGAGCCTCCGGGCCGTGCTGGGAGAATTCCAAGTGCCAGGACCTCAGCAGCGAGGCGGGAATTCTG GCCTGCGCCGGCTCGTGCCGGGCCCGGCTTTCCTTGGAAGCGCCGGTTTTTCCCGGGAATGGGCACCTGCAGCCGCTCTCCGAGAGCCTCCGGCGCTACGTCATGAGCCACTTCCGATGGAACCAGTTCGGCCGCAGGAACAGCAGCAATCCCGGGATGCAGAAACGGGAAGAGGGAACGGGCGCCGAGGCGGGAATCGCCTTTTCCCGACGCTCGGAAGAGGCGCGAGCGGAGCGGGAGGAAGGGAAGCGCTCGTATTCCATGGAGCACTTCCGATGGGGAAAACCCGTGGGCCGCAAGAGGAGACCCGTCAAGGTCTATCCCAGCGGAGCCGAGGAGGAATCGGCGGAGAATTCCCCGCTGGAATTCCGGCGGGAAGCgccctgggaggaggaggaggaggaggaggaagaggaggaggaggaggagagattCCCATGGGATCAAGCCCGGAAGGAAAAACGCTACGGAGGCTTCATGAGCTCGGAGCGGATCCGAACCCCGCTGGTGACGCTCTTCAAAAACGCCATCGGGAAAAGCCTTTCCAAGGAAGGGCAGTGA
- the LOC116441451 gene encoding uncharacterized protein LOC116441451 isoform X1: MGSRMVGITPWEVDPGLSWERAGNGIRDGWECPAWAWEIDLELLPFSGGNQLRDCRDRLGKGLGAGSGIVGIIPGKSWELDSGLLGLSQERVGSWIRECPGKGLGIGSGIVGNVLWELDPGSSWELAPGLLGMFSGSWIRDQWDHPGKGLRDCRECSLGAGSGIILGAGSGIVGNVLWELDPGSVGSSWELAPGLSGMFSGSWIRDHWDHPGKGLRDCRECSLGAGSGITGIILGAGSGIVGNVLWELDPGSLGSSWERALGLLGMSWELDPGWLGMSWEGAGSWLRDCRECSLGVGSGITGIILGAGSGIVGNVLWELDPGWLGMSWEGAGSWLRDCRECSLGAGSRITGIILGKGSGIVGNVLWELDPGSSWELAPGLLGMFSGSWIRDQWDHPGSWLRDCWECSLGAGSGITGIILGAGSGIVGNVLWELDPGSLGSSWERALGLLGMSWELDPGWLGMSWEGAGSWLRDCRECSLGVGSGITGIILGAGSRIVGNVLWELDPGWLGMSWEGAGSWLRDCRECSLGAGSRITGIILGKGSGIVGNVLWELDPGSSWELDPGLSGMFSGSWIRDQ, from the exons ATGGGATCCCGGATGGTTGGGATCACCCCGTGGGAGGTGGATCCGGGATTATCCTGGGAAAGGGCCGGGAATGGGATCCGGGATGGTTGGGAATGTCCTGCCTGGGCCTGGGAAATCGATCTGGAATTGCTGCCATTTTCCGGTGGGAATCAACTCCGGGATTGTCGGGATCGTcttgggaaggggctgggagccGGATCTGGGATTGTTGGGATTATCCCAGGAAAGAGTTGGGAGTTAGATTCGGGATTGTTGGGATTATCCCAGGAAAGAGTTGGGAGTTGGATTCGGGAGTGtcctgggaaagggctgggaattGGCTCCGGGATTGTTGGGAATGTTCTCTGGGAGTTGGATCCGGGATCATCCTGGGAGCTGGCTCCGGGATTGTTGGGAATGTTCTCTGGGAGTTGGATCCGGGATCAGTGGGATCATCCTGGGAAAGGGCTCCGGGATTGTCGGGAATGTTCTCTGGGAGCTGGATctgggatcatcctgggagCTGGCTCCGGGATTGTTGGGAATGTTCTCTGGGAGCTGGATCCGGGATCAGTGGGATCATCCTGGGAGCTGGCTCCGGGATTGTCGGGAATGTTCTCTGGGAGCTGGATCCGGGATcactgggatcatcctgggaAAGGGCTCCGGGATTGTCGGGAATGTTCTCTGGGAGCTGGATCCGGGATcactgggatcatcctgggagCTGGCTCCGGGATTGTTGGGAATGTTCTCTGGGAGTTGGATCCGGGATcactgggatcatcctgggaAAGGGCTCTGGGATTGTTGGGAATG TCCTGGGAGCTGGATCCGGGATGGTTGGGAATgtcctgggaaggagctgggagctggctccGGGATTGTCGGGAATGTTCTCTGGGAGTTGGATCCGGGATcactgggatcatcctgggagCTGGCTCCGGGATTGTTGGGAATGTTCTCTGGGAGCTGGATCCGGGATGGTTGGGAATgtcctgggaaggagctgggagctggctccGGGATTGTCGGGAATGTTCTCTGGGAGCTGGATCCAGGATcactgggatcatcctgggaAAGGGCTCTGGGATTGTTGGGAATGTTCTCTGGGAGCTGGATCCGGGATCATCCTGGGAGCTGGCTCCGGGATTGTTGGGAATGTTCTCTGGGAGTTGGATCCGGGATCAGTGGGATCATCCTGGGAGCTGGCTCCGGGATTGTTGGGAATGTTCTCTGGGAGCTGGATCCGGGATcactgggatcatcctgggagCTGGCTCCGGGATTGTTGGGAATGTTCTCTGGGAGTTGGATCCGGGATcactgggatcatcctgggaAAGGGCTCTGGGATTGTTGGGAATG TCCTGGGAGCTGGATCCGGGATGGTTGGGAATgtcctgggaaggagctgggagctggctccGGGATTGTCGGGAATGTTCTCTGGGAGTTGGATCCGGGATcactgggatcatcctgggagCTGGCTCCAGGATTGTTGGGAATGTTCTCTGGGAGCTGGATCCGGGATGGTTGGGAATgtcctgggaaggagctgggagctggctccGGGATTGTCGGGAATGTTCTCTGGGAGCTGGATCCAGGATcactgggatcatcctgggaAAGGGCTCTGGGATTGTTGGGAATGTTCTCTGGGAGCTGGATCCGGGATCATCCTGGGAGCTGGATCCGGGATTGTCGGGAATGTTCTCTGGGAGTTGGATCCGGGATCAGTGA
- the LOC116441451 gene encoding uncharacterized protein LOC116441451 isoform X2 yields the protein MSWEGAGSWLRDCRECSLGVGSGITGIILGAGSGIVGNVLWELDPGWLGMSWEGAGSWLRDCRECSLGAGSRITGIILGKGSGIVGNVLWELDPGSSWELAPGLLGMFSGSWIRDQWDHPGSWLRDCWECSLGAGSGITGIILGAGSGIVGNVLWELDPGSLGSSWERALGLLGMSWELDPGWLGMSWEGAGSWLRDCRECSLGVGSGITGIILGAGSRIVGNVLWELDPGWLGMSWEGAGSWLRDCRECSLGAGSRITGIILGKGSGIVGNVLWELDPGSSWELDPGLSGMFSGSWIRDQ from the exons ATgtcctgggaaggagctgggagctggctccGGGATTGTCGGGAATGTTCTCTGGGAGTTGGATCCGGGATcactgggatcatcctgggagCTGGCTCCGGGATTGTTGGGAATGTTCTCTGGGAGCTGGATCCGGGATGGTTGGGAATgtcctgggaaggagctgggagctggctccGGGATTGTCGGGAATGTTCTCTGGGAGCTGGATCCAGGATcactgggatcatcctgggaAAGGGCTCTGGGATTGTTGGGAATGTTCTCTGGGAGCTGGATCCGGGATCATCCTGGGAGCTGGCTCCGGGATTGTTGGGAATGTTCTCTGGGAGTTGGATCCGGGATCAGTGGGATCATCCTGGGAGCTGGCTCCGGGATTGTTGGGAATGTTCTCTGGGAGCTGGATCCGGGATcactgggatcatcctgggagCTGGCTCCGGGATTGTTGGGAATGTTCTCTGGGAGTTGGATCCGGGATcactgggatcatcctgggaAAGGGCTCTGGGATTGTTGGGAATG TCCTGGGAGCTGGATCCGGGATGGTTGGGAATgtcctgggaaggagctgggagctggctccGGGATTGTCGGGAATGTTCTCTGGGAGTTGGATCCGGGATcactgggatcatcctgggagCTGGCTCCAGGATTGTTGGGAATGTTCTCTGGGAGCTGGATCCGGGATGGTTGGGAATgtcctgggaaggagctgggagctggctccGGGATTGTCGGGAATGTTCTCTGGGAGCTGGATCCAGGATcactgggatcatcctgggaAAGGGCTCTGGGATTGTTGGGAATGTTCTCTGGGAGCTGGATCCGGGATCATCCTGGGAGCTGGATCCGGGATTGTCGGGAATGTTCTCTGGGAGTTGGATCCGGGATCAGTGA
- the DNAJC27 gene encoding dnaJ homolog subfamily C member 27: protein SHQSRLLPNPPSPRLSRGLRGLIPGRNSQTFYSAIVDLCDNGGKRPPGASGVGFTREQADAIRRIRNSKDSWDTLGVKPGASREEVTRAYRHSRCPVIPGFHSRFSFPREEVTRAYRHSRFAFPVSIPGFDSRFPFPVFIPGFSLRREEVTRAYPHSRCPAFPVSIPGCYSRFLFPREEVTQAYRHSRFPFPVFIPGFSLGREEVTRAYRRLAVLLHPDKCAAPGSEDAFKALGGARSALLKNIK from the exons TCCCACCAATCCCGTCTCCTCCCCAATCCGCCGTCCCCGAGGCTTTCCCGCGGCCTCCGGGGGCTCATTCCCGGCCGCAATTCCCAGACTTTCTACTCGGCCATCGTGGATCTGTGTGACAACGGCGGGAAGCGGCCCCCGGGCGCCTCCGGCGTCGGCTTCACGCGGGAGCAGGCGGATGCGATCCGAAGGATCCGGAACAGCAAGGACAGCTGGGACACGCTGGGGGTCAAACCCGGAGCCAGCAG GGAGGAGGTGACGCGGGCGTACCGCCATTCCCGGTGTCCCGTTATTCCCGGTTTCCATTCCCGGTTTTCATTCCCTAGGGAGGAGGTGACACGGGCGTACCGCCATTCCCGGTTTGCATTCCCGGTTTCCATTCCCGGTTTTGATTCCCGGTTTCCATTCCCGGTTTTTATTCCCGGTTTTTCTCTCCGCAGGGAGGAGGTGACGCGGGCGTACCCCCATTCCCGGTGTCCCGCATTCCCGGTTTCGATTCCCGGTTGTTATTCCCGGTTTTTATTCCCTAGGGAGGAGGTGACGCAGGCGTACCGCCATTCCCGGTTTCCATTCCCGGTTTTCATTCCCGGTTTTTCCCTCGGCAGGGAGGAGGTGACGCGGGCGTACCGGCGCCTGGCGGTGCTGCTGCACCCGGACAA GTGCGCGGCTCCGGGCAGCGAGGACGCCTTCAAGGCGCTGGGCGGGGCGCGCTCGGCGCTCCTCAAGAACATCAAGTAG
- the LOC116441452 gene encoding uncharacterized protein LOC116441452 isoform X2 has product MFLGVVPAFLGVVPGFLELFPVFWGSFPHFWGLFPRFWGYSHISGGHSHIPGVVPGFLGVVPAFLGAVPGFLGVIPTFLRIVSSFFGVIPGFLGLFPHFWGVFPHFYGSFPGFEGLFLVPGGYSRISGVIPGFLGLFPIFWGSFPLFWGLFPHFWGLFPVFQGLLSVSRGLFPVSRGSFPVSRRSLALLELRLEAVGSAGFPAGNSRRIPELLEWTWTLRSSGKSSGIPGKAPAPRILMDIHGSSWIFIYGYLLMELGPVQYPGFSYFRAPFPWIFPFPQNTNESQIPAFPFSGGVRASEIRGNPGSFGSSWGFLG; this is encoded by the exons ATGTTTCTGGGGGTCGTTCCCGCATTTCTGGGGGTTGTTCCTGGTTTTCTGGAGTTATTCCCAGTTTTTTGGGGGTCGTTCCCGCATTTCTGGGGGTTGTTCCCACGTTTCTGGGGTTATTCCCACATTTCTGGAGGTCATTCCCAC ATTCCTGGGGTCGTTCCCGGGTTTTTGGGGGTCGTTCCCGCATTTCTGGGGGCTGTTCCCGGTTTTCTGGGGGTTATTCCCACATTTCTGAGGATCGTTTCCagtttttttggggttattcCCGGTTTTCTGGGGTTATTCCCACATTTCTGGGGGGTTTTCCCACATTTCTATGGGTCATTCCCGGGTTTTGAGGGGTTGTTCCTGGTTCCTGGGGGTTATTCCCGCATTTCGGGGGTTATTC ccggTTTTCTGGGGTTATTCCCAATTTTTTGGGGGTCGTTCCCGCTTTTCTGGGGGTTATTCCCGCATTTCTGGGGGTTGTTCCCA GTTTTCCAGGGGTTGCTCTCAGTTTCCCGGGGATTATTCCCAGTTTCCCGGGGGTCATTCCCGGTTTCCCGGCGGTCGCTGGCGCTTCTGGAATTGCGGCTGGAAGCTGTGGGAAGTGCGGGATTCCCAGCAGGGAATTCCCGGCGCATCCCGGAGCTGCTGGAATGGACTTGGACGCTCCGGAGCTCCGGGAAAAGCTCCGGAATCCCGGGAAAAGCTCCGGCACCGAGGATCTTGATGGATATTCATGGATCTTCATGGATATTTATTTATGGATATTTATTGATGGAATTGGGGCCAGTGCAATATCCGGGATTTTCCTACTTCCGGGCaccttttccatggatttttcccttccctcaaaATACAAACGAATCCCAAATTCCCGCTTTTCCCTTTTCCGGCGGCGTTCGGGCATCGGAAATCCGGGGAAATCCGGGATCCTTCGGCTCTTCCTGGGGGTTCCTGGGATAA
- the LOC116441452 gene encoding uncharacterized protein LOC116441452 isoform X1 — translation MFLGVVPAFLGVVPGFLELFPVFWGSFPHFWGLFPRFWGYSHISGGHSHISGGRSRVFGGRSRISGGYSRISGCHSHIPGVVPGFLGVVPAFLGAVPGFLGVIPTFLRIVSSFFGVIPGFLGLFPHFWGVFPHFYGSFPGFEGLFLVPGGYSRISGVIPGFLGLFPIFWGSFPLFWGLFPHFWGLFPVFQGLLSVSRGLFPVSRGSFPVSRRSLALLELRLEAVGSAGFPAGNSRRIPELLEWTWTLRSSGKSSGIPGKAPAPRILMDIHGSSWIFIYGYLLMELGPVQYPGFSYFRAPFPWIFPFPQNTNESQIPAFPFSGGVRASEIRGNPGSFGSSWGFLG, via the exons ATGTTTCTGGGGGTCGTTCCCGCATTTCTGGGGGTTGTTCCTGGTTTTCTGGAGTTATTCCCAGTTTTTTGGGGGTCGTTCCCGCATTTCTGGGGGTTGTTCCCACGTTTCTGGGGTTATTCCCACATTTCTGGAGGTCATTCCCACATTTCTGGGGGTCGTTCCCGGGTTTTTGGGGGTCGTTCCCGCATTTCTGGGGGTTATTCCCGCATTTCTGGGTGTCATTCCCACATTCCTGGGGTCGTTCCCGGGTTTTTGGGGGTCGTTCCCGCATTTCTGGGGGCTGTTCCCGGTTTTCTGGGGGTTATTCCCACATTTCTGAGGATCGTTTCCagtttttttggggttattcCCGGTTTTCTGGGGTTATTCCCACATTTCTGGGGGGTTTTCCCACATTTCTATGGGTCATTCCCGGGTTTTGAGGGGTTGTTCCTGGTTCCTGGGGGTTATTCCCGCATTTCGGGGGTTATTC ccggTTTTCTGGGGTTATTCCCAATTTTTTGGGGGTCGTTCCCGCTTTTCTGGGGGTTATTCCCGCATTTCTGGGGGTTGTTCCCA GTTTTCCAGGGGTTGCTCTCAGTTTCCCGGGGATTATTCCCAGTTTCCCGGGGGTCATTCCCGGTTTCCCGGCGGTCGCTGGCGCTTCTGGAATTGCGGCTGGAAGCTGTGGGAAGTGCGGGATTCCCAGCAGGGAATTCCCGGCGCATCCCGGAGCTGCTGGAATGGACTTGGACGCTCCGGAGCTCCGGGAAAAGCTCCGGAATCCCGGGAAAAGCTCCGGCACCGAGGATCTTGATGGATATTCATGGATCTTCATGGATATTTATTTATGGATATTTATTGATGGAATTGGGGCCAGTGCAATATCCGGGATTTTCCTACTTCCGGGCaccttttccatggatttttcccttccctcaaaATACAAACGAATCCCAAATTCCCGCTTTTCCCTTTTCCGGCGGCGTTCGGGCATCGGAAATCCGGGGAAATCCGGGATCCTTCGGCTCTTCCTGGGGGTTCCTGGGATAA